In the Pseudoalteromonas undina genome, one interval contains:
- the hemE gene encoding uroporphyrinogen decarboxylase — translation MSELKNDRYLRALAKQPVDVTPVWMMRQAGRYLPEYRATRAQAGDFMSLCRNAELACEVTLQPLRRYPLDAAILFSDILTIPDAMGLGLYFETGEGPKFERPISSLADVKKIPKLDPTDELGYVMNAVSTIRRELKGEVPLIGFSGSPWTLATYMVEGGSSKVFGKIKKMAFAEPQTLHLLLDKLADSVIDYLNAQVKAGAQSLMIFDSWGGVLSPRDYNEFSLQYMHKIVDGLIRENDGRKVPVTLFTKNGGQWIEAIAATGCDAVGLDWTINIGDAKRRVGDKVALQGNMDPSMLHGTPDRIRQEVGTILEDFGTGNGHVFNLGHGITPDVDPENAGVFINAVHELSAQYHK, via the coding sequence ATGAGCGAATTAAAAAACGACCGTTATTTACGTGCCCTTGCCAAGCAACCTGTTGATGTCACGCCAGTATGGATGATGCGTCAAGCAGGGCGTTATTTACCTGAATACCGTGCTACACGTGCACAAGCGGGCGATTTTATGAGCCTGTGTAGAAATGCAGAGTTAGCCTGTGAAGTAACATTACAGCCTCTGCGCCGTTACCCATTAGATGCCGCTATTTTATTTAGTGATATTTTAACTATTCCCGATGCAATGGGATTAGGCTTGTACTTTGAAACGGGTGAAGGCCCTAAGTTTGAACGCCCAATTTCATCTTTAGCTGATGTTAAAAAAATTCCTAAACTCGATCCTACCGATGAGCTTGGCTATGTAATGAACGCCGTGAGCACCATTCGTCGTGAACTTAAAGGTGAAGTGCCATTAATTGGTTTCTCGGGTTCGCCTTGGACACTTGCAACTTACATGGTTGAAGGTGGAAGCAGTAAAGTTTTTGGTAAAATCAAAAAAATGGCCTTTGCTGAGCCACAAACACTGCATTTATTGCTTGATAAGCTAGCTGATTCAGTGATTGATTACTTAAACGCGCAAGTTAAAGCGGGTGCGCAATCGCTAATGATATTTGACTCATGGGGCGGGGTATTGAGCCCACGTGACTACAATGAGTTTTCACTGCAGTATATGCATAAAATCGTTGATGGCTTAATTCGCGAAAATGACGGCCGTAAAGTACCCGTTACTTTATTCACTAAAAATGGTGGCCAATGGATTGAAGCGATTGCAGCAACAGGTTGTGATGCAGTAGGCCTAGATTGGACTATTAATATTGGTGATGCTAAACGTCGTGTTGGCGATAAAGTGGCGCTACAAGGCAATATGGACCCATCAATGCTTCACGGCACGCCAGATCGTATTCGCCAAGAAGTGGGTACTATTTTAGAAGACTTTGGTACAGGCAATGGTCATGTATTTAACTTAGGTCATGGTATTACACCAGATGTTGACCCAGAAAATGCCGGTGTATTTATTAACGCCGTGCATGAGCTAAGTGCGCAATATCATAAGTAA
- a CDS encoding WD40 repeat domain-containing protein, which translates to MSLFRTFLVATCCLLTIACSDEKQQAVASFEHTAQGAFSSALSHDGQYSLVSSINHGVALWDNQQQALKCQWFQQQAEDSLVYAVAIAFDNSVAVTAEKTTFAVWDIASGKNKGFYKIQKASIRDIAISNQGNSVIYGRSDGVVVFINLNTGRRIEFLGHQDKVNTVDLSPNGRYALSGSNDYVAYLWDTQSGQVIHRFNHPTRVTQVALDPQGRYAFTADSMAQANVWKLTTGDLVSKLKYIARQKIFTAVRFNDQGTLLATGSPNKRVDLWQLNSGEKIQTWQVTPREGSKPKSAVVLDVTFTDNGKSLLTESSSGIAERFIIREPNEHN; encoded by the coding sequence ATGTCGTTATTTCGTACTTTTTTAGTTGCTACCTGCTGTTTATTAACAATTGCATGTAGTGATGAAAAACAACAAGCAGTGGCTAGTTTTGAGCACACAGCACAAGGTGCTTTCTCATCCGCACTATCGCATGATGGTCAATACAGCTTAGTGTCTTCTATCAATCATGGGGTCGCCCTTTGGGATAATCAACAGCAAGCGCTTAAATGCCAATGGTTTCAACAACAGGCTGAAGATAGCTTAGTTTATGCCGTAGCCATTGCTTTTGATAATAGCGTGGCTGTTACCGCCGAAAAAACCACCTTTGCCGTTTGGGATATAGCCTCAGGCAAAAATAAAGGCTTTTACAAAATACAAAAAGCCAGCATCCGCGATATTGCCATTAGTAACCAAGGCAACAGTGTTATTTACGGGCGCAGCGATGGCGTTGTGGTATTTATAAACCTTAACACTGGCAGACGCATTGAATTTTTAGGCCACCAAGATAAAGTAAACACCGTAGACCTATCACCTAATGGGCGCTATGCATTGAGCGGCTCAAACGATTATGTGGCCTACTTATGGGATACCCAAAGTGGACAAGTTATCCATCGCTTTAATCACCCAACCCGAGTAACCCAAGTCGCTTTAGATCCTCAAGGACGTTATGCTTTTACCGCCGACAGTATGGCACAAGCAAATGTATGGAAGCTGACTACAGGTGACCTTGTTAGTAAACTAAAGTATATTGCGCGTCAGAAAATTTTTACTGCGGTGCGCTTTAACGACCAAGGCACTTTATTAGCAACCGGTTCACCCAACAAACGAGTGGATTTATGGCAGCTAAACAGTGGTGAAAAAATTCAAACATGGCAAGTGACCCCAAGAGAAGGCAGTAAGCCAAAATCGGCAGTGGTACTTGATGTGACATTTACAGATAACGGTAAATCATTGTTAACTGAAAGCTCAAGCGGAATCGCTGAGCGCTTTATTATACGAGAACCAAATGAACACAATTGA
- a CDS encoding SlyX family protein gives MNTIEHRLMELEAKVAFQDETIEILNDEIKVHQQQMAKIKRQTELLAEKLKESQSSQPMMSNMPEPPPPHY, from the coding sequence ATGAACACAATTGAACATCGGTTAATGGAGCTTGAGGCTAAAGTGGCTTTTCAAGACGAAACGATTGAAATTTTAAATGATGAAATAAAAGTTCACCAGCAACAGATGGCAAAAATAAAGCGCCAAACCGAGTTGCTGGCTGAAAAACTTAAAGAGTCGCAGTCATCACAGCCTATGATGTCGAATATGCCAGAGCCACCGCCGCCGCATTATTAA
- the sthA gene encoding Si-specific NAD(P)(+) transhydrogenase has protein sequence MAKQPEKKKVPVSYQYDAIIIGTGPGGEGTAMNLSKSNKKVAVIERQTAVGGGCVHWGTIPSKALRHSVSRYIEYKANPLFNVGERPVRLTFPDILRHASSVISKQSNLRSSFYDRNRIHMFQGDASFVDKHTIEIRRNDGSTERLTAQTIVIATGSRPYRPPGVDFTHSRIYESDTILGLEHDPHRVLIYGAGVIGCEYASIFKGLGAKVDLVNTRDRLLAFMDAEISDALSYHFWNSGIVIRHNEEFDRIETRDDCVVMHLKSGKRVKADCILFANGRTGNTDTLNLEAIGLKADSRGQVKVNETYQTEIDNVYAVGDVIGYPSLASAAFDQGRIAADAIASGNCDEKLIIDIPAGIYTIPEMSSVGKTEQQLTAAKVPYEVGRAQFKHLARAQIAGTDVGSLKILFHTETKEVLGVHCFGERASEIVHIGQAIMEQKNGGNTIDYFVNTTFNYPTMAEAYRVAALNGLNRLFK, from the coding sequence GTGGCCAAACAACCAGAAAAGAAAAAAGTACCCGTGAGCTACCAATATGATGCAATCATTATTGGCACGGGTCCTGGCGGTGAAGGGACCGCTATGAACCTCTCTAAAAGTAACAAAAAAGTAGCGGTTATTGAACGCCAAACTGCTGTTGGTGGTGGTTGTGTTCACTGGGGAACCATTCCTTCAAAGGCACTTCGCCATTCGGTTAGTCGCTATATCGAATACAAAGCAAACCCTTTGTTTAACGTAGGTGAGCGCCCAGTAAGACTTACTTTTCCAGATATTTTACGCCATGCCAGCTCGGTAATTTCAAAGCAATCAAACTTACGCAGCAGCTTTTACGATCGTAACCGCATTCATATGTTTCAAGGCGATGCTAGCTTTGTTGATAAGCACACTATTGAAATTAGACGTAATGACGGTTCAACTGAACGCCTAACTGCACAAACTATTGTTATTGCTACCGGCTCACGCCCTTATCGCCCACCAGGTGTTGATTTCACCCATTCGCGTATTTATGAAAGTGACACAATTTTAGGCCTTGAACACGATCCTCATCGCGTACTTATATACGGCGCGGGTGTAATTGGCTGTGAATACGCATCTATCTTTAAAGGGCTAGGTGCAAAGGTTGATTTAGTAAATACTCGCGATCGCCTACTTGCGTTTATGGATGCTGAAATATCTGATGCGCTTAGCTATCACTTTTGGAATAGTGGCATTGTTATTCGTCATAACGAAGAATTTGATCGCATTGAAACCCGCGATGACTGTGTTGTTATGCATTTAAAATCAGGTAAACGTGTAAAGGCTGACTGTATTTTATTTGCCAATGGCCGTACTGGTAATACCGATACACTGAATTTAGAAGCGATTGGCTTAAAAGCAGATAGCCGCGGACAAGTAAAAGTAAACGAAACCTACCAAACAGAAATAGACAATGTATACGCAGTAGGCGATGTTATTGGCTACCCAAGCCTTGCTAGTGCTGCATTTGACCAAGGTCGAATTGCCGCAGATGCCATTGCTTCTGGTAACTGCGATGAAAAGCTGATTATTGATATTCCAGCCGGTATTTATACTATTCCTGAAATGAGTTCTGTTGGTAAAACAGAGCAGCAATTAACTGCCGCAAAAGTACCGTATGAAGTGGGGCGTGCGCAATTTAAACACTTAGCCCGTGCGCAAATTGCAGGTACCGATGTGGGTAGTTTAAAAATATTGTTCCATACAGAAACCAAAGAAGTACTTGGCGTGCATTGCTTTGGTGAGCGTGCTTCTGAGATTGTTCACATTGGCCAAGCTATAATGGAACAAAAAAATGGTGGCAATACCATCGACTACTTTGTAAATACTACGTTTAACTACCCAACAATGGCAGAAGCTTATCGAGTTGCGGCATTAAATGGCTTAAACCGCTTGTTTAAGTAA
- a CDS encoding YheV family putative zinc ribbon protein: protein MKHKKRFIAGATCPECKTMDMLMLYKEHDVEKVECMQCGHKMAQPEQAVQASTRQFEQIIGVFNPGD, encoded by the coding sequence GTGAAACATAAAAAACGATTTATTGCTGGAGCAACGTGTCCTGAGTGTAAAACTATGGATATGTTAATGCTTTACAAAGAGCACGACGTAGAAAAAGTTGAATGTATGCAATGTGGTCATAAAATGGCTCAACCAGAGCAAGCAGTACAGGCATCAACACGCCAATTTGAACAGATCATTGGCGTGTTTAATCCAGGCGACTAG
- the fkpA gene encoding FKBP-type peptidyl-prolyl cis-trans isomerase produces MRKTIKLSLIAASVLALTACNQEAKKEQADVKLDTVAQQQAYGIGASVGNFLNKDLADKKEIGIELDQALLMRGFEDALAGNAKIDEEKIREVLTALDESVRTKQEEKAKVESEKSKVEGEKYLTENAKKEGVMVTESGLQYEVMSEGEGAKPVATDVVKVHYKGTLLDGTEFDSSYSRNEPTTFPLNRVIPGWTEGLQLMTVGSKYKFTIPSDLAYGDRDLGKIPANSTLIFEVELLEIQNDAEAAAAE; encoded by the coding sequence ATGAGAAAGACGATTAAATTGTCATTGATTGCAGCGTCAGTTTTAGCGCTTACAGCTTGTAATCAAGAAGCAAAAAAAGAGCAAGCAGACGTTAAGCTAGATACTGTAGCGCAACAACAAGCATACGGTATTGGTGCATCTGTAGGTAACTTTTTAAATAAAGACCTAGCAGATAAAAAAGAGATTGGTATCGAATTAGATCAAGCATTATTAATGCGTGGCTTTGAAGATGCACTTGCTGGTAATGCTAAAATTGACGAAGAGAAAATTCGTGAAGTATTAACAGCATTAGATGAGTCAGTGCGTACTAAACAAGAAGAAAAAGCAAAAGTAGAGTCTGAAAAAAGCAAAGTTGAGGGTGAAAAATACCTAACTGAGAATGCTAAAAAAGAAGGCGTAATGGTTACTGAGTCTGGTTTACAGTACGAAGTAATGAGCGAAGGCGAAGGCGCTAAGCCAGTAGCGACTGACGTAGTTAAAGTGCATTATAAAGGTACTCTTTTAGACGGTACTGAATTTGATAGCTCTTACTCACGCAACGAGCCAACAACTTTCCCACTAAACCGTGTTATTCCTGGTTGGACTGAAGGTTTACAACTTATGACTGTTGGTTCTAAGTACAAATTTACCATTCCTTCAGATCTTGCTTACGGTGATCGTGATTTAGGTAAAATTCCTGCTAATTCAACACTTATTTTTGAAGTTGAATTATTAGAAATTCAAAATGATGCAGAAGCTGCCGCTGCAGAATAA
- a CDS encoding acyl-CoA desaturase: MKKPPIIWTNVLFFSLTFLAAITLVPWYGFNYGFTGTQWVAFVACMFFAGLSITAGYHRLWAHKTYNAHPVVEFIFALGGAFALQNSALHWSSDHRIHHGQVDDPVKDPYAATNGFWYSHIGWMLRDYQGDSYDDYSNCRDLQRNKIVMWQHKHYLKLVIAMNVGLPLVLGLMLGDVWGMLLLAGLLRLVLSQHFTFFINSVAHIWGSRPYTEKNTARDNGFLALFTYGEGYHNFHHIFASDYRNGIKWFHYDPTKWMIRSLAAIGLASKLKRTPVERIEKAKAETLMSKTQGRLAKLPLAQDKLTLLQQEYDLLLKKLQNYCSLQKQVLEAKKNNMAKQCECSALMAQYHELEAAWETQKQAWLALNARLLKASFS; this comes from the coding sequence ATGAAAAAACCACCGATTATATGGACCAACGTCCTTTTCTTTAGCCTGACGTTTTTGGCTGCTATTACACTTGTACCTTGGTATGGGTTTAACTATGGCTTTACAGGCACGCAGTGGGTTGCTTTTGTAGCTTGCATGTTTTTTGCAGGATTATCGATCACCGCGGGCTACCATCGTTTATGGGCGCACAAAACTTACAACGCTCACCCTGTGGTTGAATTTATTTTTGCCCTTGGTGGTGCCTTTGCGCTACAAAACAGTGCGCTGCATTGGAGTAGCGATCATCGAATTCACCATGGTCAAGTTGATGACCCAGTTAAAGACCCTTATGCCGCCACTAATGGCTTTTGGTACAGTCACATTGGCTGGATGCTTCGCGACTACCAAGGCGACAGCTACGATGATTACAGCAACTGTCGTGATTTACAGCGAAATAAAATTGTTATGTGGCAGCACAAGCATTACTTAAAATTGGTAATTGCCATGAATGTTGGTTTACCGCTAGTACTCGGCTTAATGCTTGGTGATGTATGGGGCATGTTACTGTTAGCAGGCTTATTGCGTTTAGTGCTGAGTCAGCACTTTACCTTTTTTATTAACTCAGTAGCACACATTTGGGGTTCACGTCCTTACACTGAAAAAAATACCGCGAGAGACAATGGCTTTTTAGCACTATTTACCTACGGTGAGGGTTATCATAACTTCCATCATATTTTTGCCAGCGATTACCGTAATGGCATTAAATGGTTTCATTACGACCCAACAAAATGGATGATCCGCTCACTCGCTGCCATTGGTTTAGCGAGTAAATTAAAGCGTACACCGGTTGAGCGCATTGAAAAAGCTAAAGCAGAAACCTTAATGAGCAAAACACAAGGTCGCCTTGCAAAATTGCCTTTAGCGCAAGATAAGCTTACATTATTACAACAAGAGTACGATTTGTTGCTTAAAAAGCTGCAAAATTATTGCTCATTACAAAAACAAGTGTTGGAAGCTAAAAAAAATAATATGGCAAAGCAGTGTGAATGCTCGGCATTAATGGCACAATATCACGAGCTTGAAGCCGCCTGGGAAACACAAAAACAGGCATGGCTAGCACTTAATGCGAGGTTATTAAAAGCCTCTTTTAGTTAA
- a CDS encoding Rsd/AlgQ family anti-sigma factor, whose protein sequence is MLKRVEKAQQKWGGSHTVIDNWLNERQELIVLYCKIAGFSPYEKKDQSLPEPSQIQAFCQILMDYLSAGHFEVYDDIAKACEKKGLESQQLANTIYPRISDTTDIALDFNDKYAEVDAEDLLVGFDNDLSVIGEALEARFALEDELIDNLYSNHTD, encoded by the coding sequence ATGCTGAAGCGTGTAGAAAAAGCTCAACAAAAGTGGGGGGGTAGCCATACGGTCATCGACAATTGGTTGAACGAACGCCAAGAGCTGATTGTACTTTATTGTAAAATTGCAGGCTTTTCACCTTACGAGAAAAAAGATCAATCTTTGCCTGAACCATCACAAATTCAAGCATTTTGCCAAATCTTAATGGATTACCTATCGGCCGGCCACTTTGAAGTGTACGACGATATTGCTAAAGCTTGCGAAAAGAAAGGCTTAGAAAGCCAACAACTAGCAAATACTATATACCCACGTATTTCTGATACCACTGACATTGCTCTAGATTTCAATGACAAATACGCTGAAGTAGACGCAGAAGATTTGTTAGTAGGATTTGATAATGACCTATCGGTTATTGGTGAAGCACTCGAAGCGCGCTTTGCACTCGAAGATGAGTTAATTGATAACTTATATTCTAACCACACTGACTAA